One Drosophila kikkawai strain 14028-0561.14 chromosome 3L, DkikHiC1v2, whole genome shotgun sequence genomic window carries:
- the LOC108072780 gene encoding uncharacterized protein isoform X1 yields the protein MSYLRSIEISRVEMSPADDNSFATTSGNKKATYTLICIKIVELCLLICCLGLIDEPATNSHLRVFITPRVMALCYVTFGALVIYTAIYLIMALFGDLTPWRTATLWSLVGFILFVAVTALLFRDWSTTKDRNYWHPNMHRLDLVMASASISLVTSLVFLLDILITIRFGVHGDLE from the exons ATGAGTTACTTGCGTTCGATAG AAATCTCAAGGGTGGAAATGTCGCCGGCAGATGATAACTCCTTTGCCACAACGAGTGGCAACAAGAAGGCCACCTACACGCTGATATGCATTAAAATTGTGGAATTG tgcCTGCTAATATGCTGCCTGGGTTTGATCGACGAGCCGGCCACCAATTCCCACCTGCGAGTGTTCATCACTCCAAGGGTAATGGCTTTGTGCTATGTGACCTTTGGAGCCTTGGTCATCTACACTGCAATCTATCTGATAATGGCACTCTTTGGTGATTT GACTCCCTGGCGCACGGCCACCCTGTGGTCCCTGGTCGGCTTCATTCTGTTTGTTGCCGTCACCGCTCTGCTCTTCCGGGACTGGAGCACCACCAAGGATCGCAACTACTGGCACCCGAACATGCATCGTCTGGACCTTGTGATGGCCTCTGCCTCCATTTCCTTGGTCACCTCGCTGGTCTTCTTGCTGGACATCCTCATCACCATTCGCTTTGGCGTTCATGGAGATCTGGAATGA
- the LOC108072780 gene encoding uncharacterized protein isoform X2: MSPADDNSFATTSGNKKATYTLICIKIVELCLLICCLGLIDEPATNSHLRVFITPRVMALCYVTFGALVIYTAIYLIMALFGDLTPWRTATLWSLVGFILFVAVTALLFRDWSTTKDRNYWHPNMHRLDLVMASASISLVTSLVFLLDILITIRFGVHGDLE; this comes from the exons ATGTCGCCGGCAGATGATAACTCCTTTGCCACAACGAGTGGCAACAAGAAGGCCACCTACACGCTGATATGCATTAAAATTGTGGAATTG tgcCTGCTAATATGCTGCCTGGGTTTGATCGACGAGCCGGCCACCAATTCCCACCTGCGAGTGTTCATCACTCCAAGGGTAATGGCTTTGTGCTATGTGACCTTTGGAGCCTTGGTCATCTACACTGCAATCTATCTGATAATGGCACTCTTTGGTGATTT GACTCCCTGGCGCACGGCCACCCTGTGGTCCCTGGTCGGCTTCATTCTGTTTGTTGCCGTCACCGCTCTGCTCTTCCGGGACTGGAGCACCACCAAGGATCGCAACTACTGGCACCCGAACATGCATCGTCTGGACCTTGTGATGGCCTCTGCCTCCATTTCCTTGGTCACCTCGCTGGTCTTCTTGCTGGACATCCTCATCACCATTCGCTTTGGCGTTCATGGAGATCTGGAATGA
- the RecQ5 gene encoding ATP-dependent DNA helicase Q5, whose protein sequence is MMQESAVTEALKKHFGHSKFKSELQERAVRCAVKKKQDVYVSMPTGSGKSLCFQLPGLMSENQITIVFSPLLALIKDQIDHLTKLKVPADSLNSKMTTKERDRVIMDLRAVKTSLRFLYITPEQAATKFFQELLQTLHKHKKLAYFAVDEAHCVSQWGHDFRPDYLKLGELRSKYPDITWLALTATASQEVKEDIYKQLHLHQPVAQFSTPSFRKNLFYDIVYKNSIEDDFQHLADFARHCLGDPKEFKEQPKAQRGCGIVYCRTREQVERMAIGVTKQGIGAVAYHAGLKTGERTEVQEAWMRGDQPIICATNSFGMGVDKASVRFVIHWDVPQNVAAYYQESGRAGRDGLPSFCRLYYGREDVRSIRFLLQNDANRARGRGDKELLTARALKQFEKITEFCERTTCRHKLFSDFFGDPAPDCSGQCDVCRRPKKAEKALEMFHRLCMDDTFKSHISLQDCADLYEGGRPGQKRAAQDYAAADSDSDGADSHSSMAKKAKKETEDFIKQQFKLRKQISAARQLEQDTAAQISRIRQAEATEKKIAGLQATHREKYLTAIIDALKANVDKCKDEPEQQPKSVLKYNDYEAIAVDMEYEVFRQQKVANMYRHALTKQISIIKQLTGKMQLMPLLADYIPKPETSAKGAWTGGSVAYFERKLKELEEQRPQSLKEVPKALKERKGFKQDGSNSKQTSISSFFKKELKEEPTSDSSNQEEPEEAEKDLDNNKPEEPSSNPVKDEPMDEESTEPDSELDPLPDSIIGERKYKLMPNGDGSYDTHRRKRVSHQHEPKKTAKTSMQHLFGSFKSESEEEQDQPAIGFKTARQILDEKKAKLESKQELREDKSKESPENIGFISAREMLEKNKLKNDEKREKSNNKTETLGFISAREMLENNKLKEESLDKKEVKPKKLEGKEIEGKDGDRSFQKESRSGESKDKGKESSETEKHLKDLGSHRKEGKEEADYKREREATAKESSSGERKASKDSSTERKASKDSSSEGKTLKDHSSERKASKDSSSEKKPSKDSSSEKKPSKDSSSEGKDSKDSSNSKRKPEKNQLKNDVSKNVVQWLNPYYKRKIATKELFKALAKLLTQRICDGSLGDGDAGKCYIKETFHGLDMINNDQDIEKYFIESK, encoded by the exons ATGATGCAGGAGAGCGCGGTGACCGAGGCGCTGAAGAAGCATTTTGGCCACTCGAAGTTCAAGTCCGAGCTACAGGAGCGGGCCGTGCGATGTGCTGTGAAAA AAAAGCAGGATGTCTATGTATCGATGCCGACGGGCTCGGGTAAATCCCTGTGCTTCCAGCTGCCTGGCCTGATGTCCGAGAACCAGATAACCATTGTCTTTTCGCCGCTTCTCGCTCTAATCAAGGATCAGATCGACCATTTGACCAAGCTGAAAGTGCCGGCTGACTCGCTGAACTCCAAGATGACCACCAAGGAGCGTGATCGCGTGATTATGGATCTGCGGGCGGTGAAGACCAGTCTGAGATTCCTCTACATCACACCGGAACAGGCGGCCACCAAGTTCTTTCAAGAGCTGCTACAGACATTACACAAGCACAAGAAATTAGCCTACTTTGCGGTGGACGAGGCCCACTGCGTCAGCCAATGGGGTCACGACTTCCGACCGGACTATCTTAAGCTGGGCGAACTACGTTCCAAATATCCAGACATCACCTGGTTAGCATTAACGGCCACAGCCTCCCAGGAGGTCAAGGAGGATATCTATAAGCAGTTGCATTTGCATCAGCCGGTGGCACAATTCAGCACGCCCAGCTTCCGGAAGAACCTCTTCTACGACATTGTCTACAAGAATTCCATTGAGGATGACTTCCAGCACTTGGCGGACTTTGCGAGGCATTGCCTGGGCGATCCCAAGGAGTTCAAGGAGCAGCCAAAGGCCCAGCGGGGCTGTGGCATAGTCTACTGTCGCACGCGGGAGCAAGTGGAGCGCATGGCGATTGGCGTTACCAAGCAGGGCATTGGAGCCGTGGCCTATCATGCTGGCCTTAAGACGGGGGAACGCACAGAGGTGCAGGAGGCATGGATGCGCGGCGATCAGCCCATTATATGCGCCACCAACAGCTTTGGCATGGGTGTGGACAAGGCGAGTGTGCGATTTGTCATCCATTGGGATGTGCCACAAAATGTGGCAGCCTATTACCAGGAATCGGGTCGCGCTGGTCGCGACGGCTTGCCCTCGTTCTGTAGATTATATTACGGCCGTGAAGACGTGCGGAGTATACGATTTCTGCTGCAGAACGATGCGAACAGGGCGCGGGGTCGCGGCGATAAGGAACTGCTCACGGCGAGAGCCctcaaacaatttgagaagatCACCGAATTCTGCGAGCGAACCACGTGCCGACACAAGCTGTTTTCCGACTTCTTTGGGGATCCGGCGCCCGACTGCAGCGGTCAGTGTGATGTCTGCCGGCGACCCAAGAAAGCGGAGAAGGCTTTGGAGATGTTTCATCGTTTGTGCATGGACGACACCTTCAAGTCGCACATTTCGCTGCAGGATTGCGCGGATTTATACGAAG GAGGTCGTCCTGGTCAGAAGCGTGCTGCCCAGGATTATGCAGCTGCTGATTCCGACTCGGATGGCGCCGACTCCCACTCCTCCATGGCCAAGAAGGCCAAAAAGGAAACGGAAGATTTCATTAAGCAACAGTTCAAGTTGCGCAAGCAAATTAGCGCCGCCCGTCAGCTGGAACAGGATACAGCCGCCCAAATCTCTCGCATCCGTCAGGCGGAGGCCACGGAAAAGAAAATAGCTGGCCTCCAGGCCACACACAGGGAGAAGTATCTAACGGCCATTATCGATGCCCTGAAAGCCAATGTGGACAAGTGCAAGGATGAGCCCGAACAGCAGCCGAAAAGTGTCCTGAAATACAATGACTACGAAGCCATTGCCGTGGACATGGAGTACGAGGTGTTCCGCCAGCAGAAAGTGGCCAATATGTACCGACATGCCTTAACCAAGCAGATATCCATTATTAAACAGCTCACGGGAAAGATGCAGCTGATGCCTCTGCTGGCTGATTATATACCCAAGCCGGAAACGAGTGCAAAAGGCGCCTGGACCGGTGGTAGTGTGGCCTACTTTGAGCGGAAACTCAAGGAACTGGAGGAGCAGAGACCACAGAGTCTCAAGGAAGTACCAAAAGCCTTGAAGGAGCGCAAGGGTTTCAAGCAGgacggcagcaacagcaagcaGACTTCCATTTCCTCCTTCTTCAAAAAAGAGCTGAAAGAGGAACCAACATCAGATTCCTCAAATCAAGAAGAACCTGAAGAAGCTGAGAAGGATTTGGATAATAACAAACCAGAAGAGCCCTCTTCCAATCCCGTCAAAGATGAACCTATGGACGAAGAGAGCACTGAGCCTGATTCCGAACTCGATCCCCTACCCGACAGCATAATCGGCGAGAGAAAATACAAACTGATGCCGAATGGCGATGGCAGCTATGACACGCATCGCCGGAAAAGAGTTTCCCATCAGCACGAACCCAAGAAAACGGCCAAGACCAGCATGCAGCATCTCTTCGGTTCCTTCAAAAGTGAATCCGAAGAGGAGCAGGATCAGCCTGCAATTGGTTTTAAAACTGCTCGACAAATTCTTGATGAAAAGAAGGCTAAATTGGAAAGCAAACAAGAATTAAGGGAAGATAAAAGCAAGGAATCCCCTGAAAATATAGGTTTTATTTCAGCCCGGGAAATGTTGgagaaaaacaaactcaaaaaCGACGAGAAGAGGGAAAAGTCAAATAACAAAACTGAAACCCTGGGTTTCATTTCAGCCCGAGAAATGCTGGAAAATAACAAACTTAAGGAGGAAAGTTTGGATAAAAAGGAAGTTAAGCCTAAAAAGTTAGAAGGTAAGGAAATAGAGGGTAAAGACGGGGACAGGAGTTTCCAAAAGGAGTCAAGATCAGGGGAAAGCAAAGACAAGGGGAAAGAGTCCAGTGAAACAGAAAAGCATTTAAAGGACTTGGGTTCCCACAGAAAAGAGGGAAAGGAGGAAGCAGACTACAAAAGAGAAAGGGAAGCAACTGCCAAGGAGTCATCTTCCGGAGAAAGGAAAGCTTCAAAAGATTCTTCAACGGAAAGGAAAGCTTCGAAAGATTCTTCATCAGAAGGAAAAACTTTGAAAGACCATTCTTCTGAAAGGAAAGCATCGAAAGACTCTTCGTCAGAAAAGAAACCTTCAAAAGATTCTTCCTCAGAAAAGAAACCCTCAAAAGACTCTTCATCAGAAGGAAAAGACTCCAAGGACTCTTCCAACTCAAAGAGAAAACCAGAAAAGAACCAGCTAAAGAACGATGTAAGCAAAAACGTAGTTCAGTGGCTGAATCCCTATTATAAACGAAAGATAGCCACCAAGGAGCTCTTCAAGGCCCTGGCGAAATTGCTAACTCAACGGATTTGCGATGGCAGTTTGG GTGACGGCGATGCTGGTAAATGCTACATCAAGGAGACCTTCCATGGCCTGGATATGATCAACAACGATCAGGATATTGAGAAATATTTCATTGAATCCAAGTGA